In Coturnix japonica isolate 7356 chromosome 9, Coturnix japonica 2.1, whole genome shotgun sequence, a single window of DNA contains:
- the B3GNT5 gene encoding lactosylceramide 1,3-N-acetyl-beta-D-glucosaminyltransferase produces MFVSPRRVRKCQFLQIFATCFILCVMIFWGPFDNSFVSHMKSYSYRYLINSYNFVNESLSISRDNMDRAASYQYLMNHREKCQHQDVLLLLFVKSSPENRHRRDAIRQTWGNEKYVRSKLNANIKTLFALGQPTNHLRQRDLYLEDQEYRDLIQQDFLDTFHNLTTKLLLQFSWVNAYCPHARFIMSADDDIFIHMPNLVAYLQSLARMGVQDLWIGRVHRGSPPVRDKTSKYYVPYEMYQWPSYPDYTAGAAYVISSDVAAKVYEASLTLNTSLYIDDVFMGLCANKMGIVPQDHAFFSGEGKAPYHPCIYNRMMTSHGHVDDLHYLWKQATDPKVKKLSSGLWSRIYCRIVNVMLLCKLYYENTYPCSAAFS; encoded by the coding sequence ATGTTTGTTAGTCCCAGAAGAGTCAGAAAATGCCAGTTCTTGCAGATCTTTGCCACTTGCTTCATACTGTGTGTCATGATTTTTTGGGGACCATTTGATAATAGCTTTGTAAGCCACATGAAGTCCTATTCATACAGATACCTCATAAACAGCTACAACTTTGTGAATGAAAGCCTGTCCATCAGTAGGGATAACATGGACAGAGCAGCAAGCTACCAGTACTTGATGAACCACAGAGAGAAATGTCAACATCAGGATGTCCTTCTCCTGTTGTTTGTGAAGTCTTCTCCTGAAAACCGTCATCGCAGAGATGCAATTCGACAGACTTGGGGTAATGAGAAATACGTTCGTTCTAAACTTAATGCCAACATTAAAACTCTTTTTGCTTTGGGACAACCAACAAATCATTTGCGGCAAAGAGACCTTTATCTGGAAGACCAGGAATACCGTGATTTGATTCAGCAAGACTTCTTGGATACTTTTCACAACCTTACTACTAAACTTCTTCTACAGTTCAGCTGGGTAAATGCCTACTGTCCTCATGCCAGGTTTATTATGTCTGCAGATGATGATATATTTATCCATATGCCAAATCTTGTTGCTTATCTCCAAAGTCTAGCACGAATGGGCGTTCAGGATCTCTGGATTGGCCGTGTCCACCGTGGATCCCCTCCCGTAAGAGATAAGACTAGCAAATACTATGTTCCATATGAAATGTACCAGTGGCCCTCTTATCCTGACTACACAGCAGGAGCTGCGTATGTAATATCGAGTGATGTAGCAGCTAAAGTATATGAGGCTTCATTGACTCTCAATACCAGTCTTTATATAGATGACGTCTTCATGGGCCTCTGTGCCAACAAAATGGGGATTGTACCACAGGatcatgcctttttttctggGGAAGGAAAGGCTCCGTATCATCCTTGCATTTACAACAGAATGATGACATCTCACGGACATGTGGATGACCTTCACTATCTCTGGAAGCAGGCTACCGATCCCAAAGTTAAAAAGCTTTCCTCGGGACTCTGGAGTAGAATATACTGCAGAATAGTTAATGTTATGCTTCTCTGTAAACTGTACTATGAGAACACATATCCTTgttcagctgcattttcttaa